The proteins below come from a single Zonotrichia leucophrys gambelii isolate GWCS_2022_RI chromosome 3, RI_Zleu_2.0, whole genome shotgun sequence genomic window:
- the TRIM54 gene encoding tripartite motif-containing protein 54 isoform X1 gives MNFAVGLKPLLAEARSMESLEKQLICPICLEMFSKPVVILPCQHNLCRKCANDVFQASNPLWQSRGSSAVPSGGRFRCPSCRHEVVLDRHGVYGLQRNLLVENIIDIYKQESARPLHAKAEQHLMCEEHEDERINIYCLRCEAPTCSLCKVFGAHKDCEVAPLPAVYQRQKVEGAALGFSGGRGYPQSHPHTHPHPQSELSDGIAMLVAGNDRIQAIITQMEEICHTIEENGRRQKQHLGLRFDALYGILEERKKELLQSIAAEQEAKLQRVRGLIRQYGDHLEASSKLVESAIQAMEEPQMAVYLQHSKELLKKITDMSKASMSSRPEPGYENMDHFSINVDYVAEMLRTIEFQTEPLGEDEGDAPGDGSEAAADEERLDSLEVPEAAEDVGPRQKPASSPHGQH, from the exons ATGAACTTCGCCGTGGGGCTGAAGCCGCTTCTGGCGGAGGCGCGGAGCATGGAGAGCCTGGAGAAGCAGCTCATCTGCCCCATCTGCCTGGAGATGTTCTCCAAGCCCGTTGtcatcctgccctgccagcacaaCCTCTGCCGCAAGTGCGCCAACGACGTTTTCCAG GCCTCCAACCCGCTGTGGCAGTCGCGGGGCTCCAGCGCGGTGCCGTCGGGCGGGCGGTTCCGGTGCCCGTCGTGCCGGCACGAGGTGGTGCTGGACCGGCACGGGGTGTACGGACTGCAGCGGAACCTGCTCGTGGAGAACATCATCGACATCTACAAGCAGGAGTCGGCCCG ACCCCTTCACgccaaggctgagcagcacCTCATGTGCGAGGAGCACGAGGACGAGCGCATCAACATCTACTGCCTGCGCTGCGAGGCGCCCACCTGCTCGCTGTGCAAGGTGTTCGGGGCGCACAAGGACTGCGAGGTGGCCCCGCTGCCCGCCGTCTACCAGCGACAGAAGGTAGAAGGGGCGGCCCTGGGGTTCTCGGGGGGCCGGGGGtacccccagagccaccctcaCACCCACCCTCACCCCCAGAGCGAGCTCAGCGACGGCATCGCCATGCTGGTGGCGGGGAACGACCGCATCCAGGCCATCATCACGCAGATGGAGGAGATCTGCCACACCATCGAG GAGAACGGCAGGCGGCAgaagcagcacctggggctgcGCTTCGATGCGCTCTACGGCATCCTGGAGGAGCGcaagaaggagctgctgcagagcatcGCCGCCGAGCAGGAGGCCAAGCTGCAGCGGGTCCGCGGGCTCATCCGCCAGTACGGAGACCACCTGGAGGCCTCCTCCAAGCTGGTGGAGTCGGCCATCCAGGCCATGGAGGAGCCCCAGATGGCCGTGTACCTGCAG CACTCCAAGGAACTCCTGAAAAA gatcacagACATGTCCAAGGCATCAATGAGCAGCCGCCCTGAGCCCGGCTACGAGAACATGGACCACTTCTCCATCAACGTGGACTACGTGGCTGAGATGCTGAGGACCATCGAGTTCCAGACAg agcccctgggcGAGGATGAGGGGGATGCACCTGGGGATGGCAGCGAGGCTGCAGCAGACGAGGAGCGGCTGGACAGCCTGGAGGTGCCCGAGGCTGCTGAAG ATGTGGGGCCGAGGCAGAAGCCAGCGAGCTCTCCCCATG GTCAGCACTGA
- the LOC135446280 gene encoding uridine-cytidine kinase-like 1, with product MAAAGAEERRGAAGPERAHSSAPGPGPLGSLLSRLPLAPAPAPRRRTASQCKPEPPLLRTSKRTIYTAGRPPWYSETGAPVDEAFVIGLCGGSASGKTTVATRIIEALDVPWVVLLSMDSFYKVLDEGQQALAARSDYNFDHPDAFDFELLVNVLRKLKKGKSVKVPVYDFTTHSRRREWKTVYGANVIVFEGILAFANKELLKLLDMKVFVDTDSDIRLVRRLQRDIMERGRDVAGVIKQYNKFVKPAFEQYIEPTVQVADIVVPRGGENSVALDLIVQHVHSQLEKREITVRAALASAHQGQPLPKTLSVLESTPQVRGMHTIIRNKDTTRDEFIFYSKRLMRLLIEHALSFLPLKSVTVETPQGTTYEGKRFHRQRITGVSILRAGETMEQALTAVCKDIRLGKILIQTNLDTGEPELHYLRLPKEISEDYVILMDSTVSTGAAAMMAVRVLLDHDVQEDRIFLLSLLMAEMGVHSVAYAFPRVRIITTAVDKRVNEEFHIIPGIGNFGDRYFGTDGPSAWCDSDSVDC from the exons atggcggcggcgggcgctgaggagcggcggggggcggcggggccggagcgCGCCCACAgctccgctcccggccccggcccgctgGGCTCGCTGCTCAGCCGCCTGCCGCTggcgcccgccccggccccacGGCGCCGCACCGCCAGCCAGTGCAagccggagccgccgctgctGCGCACCAGCAAGCGCACTATCTACACGGCCGGGCGGCCGCCGTGGTACAGCGAGACCGGCGCGCCCGTAGATGAGGCCTTTGTCATCG GCCTGTGCGGCGGCAGCGCCTCCGGCAAGACCACGGTGGCGACGCGGATCATCGAGGCGCTGGACGTGCCCTGGGTCGTGCTGCTCTCCATGGACTCCTTCTACAAG gtgctggatGAGGGGCAGCAGGCGCTGGCAGCCCGCAGCGACTACAACTTCGACCACCCCGATGCCTTTGACTTCGAGCTGCTCGTCAATGTCCTGCGCAAGCTCAAGAAGGGCAAGAGCGTGAAGGTGCCGGTGTACGACTTCACCACACACAGCCGGCGCCGCGAGTGG AAAACAGTGTATGGGGCCAACGTCATCGTGTTTGAAGGGATCCTGGCCTTCGCCAACAAGGAGCTGCTCAAG ctgctggacaTGAAAGTGTTTGTGGACACGGACTCGGACATCCGGCTGGTGCGGCGGCTGCAGCGCGACATCATGGAGCGCGGGCGCGACGTGGCGGGCGTCATCAAGCAGTACAACAAGTTTGTGAAGCCAGCCTTCGAGCAGTACATCGAGCCCACCGTGCAGGTGGCCGACATCGTGGTGCCCAGGG GTGGGGAGAACTCCGTGGCACTGGACCTCATTGTGCAGCACGTGCACAGCCAGCTGGAAAag CGGGAGATCACAGTCAG ggcagccctggcctcgGCCCACCAAGGACAGCCCCTGCCCAAGACGCTGAGTGTCCTGGAGAGCACGCCGCAGGTGCGGGGCATGCACACCATCATCAG GAACAAGGACACGACCAGGGACGAGTTTATCTTCTACTCCAAGCGCCTGATGCGGCTGCTGATCGAGCATGCCTTGTCCTTCCTGCCCCTGAAG TCGGTCACGGTGGAGACGCCGCAGGGCACCACGTACGAGGGGAAGCGGTTCCACAGGCAGCGG ATCACGGGCGTGTCCATCCTGCGGGCAGGTGAGACCATGGAGCAGGCCCTGACCGCCGTGTGCAAGGACATCCGCCTGGGCAAGATCCTCATCCAGACCAACCTGGACACGGGGGAGCCCGAG CTGCACTACCTGCGCCTGCCCAAGGAGATCAGCGAGGACTACGTGATCCTCATGGACAGCACGGTGTCCACGGGGGCCGCGGCCATGATGGCCGTGCGCGTGCTGCTG GACCACGACGTGCAGGAGGACAGGATCTTCCTGCTCTCGCTGCTGATGGCGGAGATGGGCGTGCACTCGGTGGCCTACGCCTTTCCCCGCGTCCGCATCATCACCACCGCCGTGGACAAGCGGGTCAACGAGGAGTTCCACATCATCCCGGGCATCG GTAACTTTGGAGACAGATACTTTGGCACCGACGGCCCCTCGGCCTGGTGTGACAGCGACAGCGTGGACTGCTGA
- the TRIM54 gene encoding tripartite motif-containing protein 54 isoform X3: protein MNFAVGLKPLLAEARSMESLEKQLICPICLEMFSKPVVILPCQHNLCRKCANDVFQASNPLWQSRGSSAVPSGGRFRCPSCRHEVVLDRHGVYGLQRNLLVENIIDIYKQESARPLHAKAEQHLMCEEHEDERINIYCLRCEAPTCSLCKVFGAHKDCEVAPLPAVYQRQKSELSDGIAMLVAGNDRIQAIITQMEEICHTIEENGRRQKQHLGLRFDALYGILEERKKELLQSIAAEQEAKLQRVRGLIRQYGDHLEASSKLVESAIQAMEEPQMAVYLQHSKELLKKITDMSKASMSSRPEPGYENMDHFSINVDYVAEMLRTIEFQTEPLGEDEGDAPGDGSEAAADEERLDSLEVPEAAEDVGPRQKPASSPHGQH from the exons ATGAACTTCGCCGTGGGGCTGAAGCCGCTTCTGGCGGAGGCGCGGAGCATGGAGAGCCTGGAGAAGCAGCTCATCTGCCCCATCTGCCTGGAGATGTTCTCCAAGCCCGTTGtcatcctgccctgccagcacaaCCTCTGCCGCAAGTGCGCCAACGACGTTTTCCAG GCCTCCAACCCGCTGTGGCAGTCGCGGGGCTCCAGCGCGGTGCCGTCGGGCGGGCGGTTCCGGTGCCCGTCGTGCCGGCACGAGGTGGTGCTGGACCGGCACGGGGTGTACGGACTGCAGCGGAACCTGCTCGTGGAGAACATCATCGACATCTACAAGCAGGAGTCGGCCCG ACCCCTTCACgccaaggctgagcagcacCTCATGTGCGAGGAGCACGAGGACGAGCGCATCAACATCTACTGCCTGCGCTGCGAGGCGCCCACCTGCTCGCTGTGCAAGGTGTTCGGGGCGCACAAGGACTGCGAGGTGGCCCCGCTGCCCGCCGTCTACCAGCGACAGAAG AGCGAGCTCAGCGACGGCATCGCCATGCTGGTGGCGGGGAACGACCGCATCCAGGCCATCATCACGCAGATGGAGGAGATCTGCCACACCATCGAG GAGAACGGCAGGCGGCAgaagcagcacctggggctgcGCTTCGATGCGCTCTACGGCATCCTGGAGGAGCGcaagaaggagctgctgcagagcatcGCCGCCGAGCAGGAGGCCAAGCTGCAGCGGGTCCGCGGGCTCATCCGCCAGTACGGAGACCACCTGGAGGCCTCCTCCAAGCTGGTGGAGTCGGCCATCCAGGCCATGGAGGAGCCCCAGATGGCCGTGTACCTGCAG CACTCCAAGGAACTCCTGAAAAA gatcacagACATGTCCAAGGCATCAATGAGCAGCCGCCCTGAGCCCGGCTACGAGAACATGGACCACTTCTCCATCAACGTGGACTACGTGGCTGAGATGCTGAGGACCATCGAGTTCCAGACAg agcccctgggcGAGGATGAGGGGGATGCACCTGGGGATGGCAGCGAGGCTGCAGCAGACGAGGAGCGGCTGGACAGCCTGGAGGTGCCCGAGGCTGCTGAAG ATGTGGGGCCGAGGCAGAAGCCAGCGAGCTCTCCCCATG GTCAGCACTGA
- the TRIM54 gene encoding tripartite motif-containing protein 54 isoform X2 translates to MNFAVGLKPLLAEARSMESLEKQLICPICLEMFSKPVVILPCQHNLCRKCANDVFQASNPLWQSRGSSAVPSGGRFRCPSCRHEVVLDRHGVYGLQRNLLVENIIDIYKQESARPLHAKAEQHLMCEEHEDERINIYCLRCEAPTCSLCKVFGAHKDCEVAPLPAVYQRQKVEGAALGFSGGRGYPQSHPHTHPHPQSELSDGIAMLVAGNDRIQAIITQMEEICHTIEENGRRQKQHLGLRFDALYGILEERKKELLQSIAAEQEAKLQRVRGLIRQYGDHLEASSKLVESAIQAMEEPQMAVYLQHSKELLKKITDMSKASMSSRPEPGYENMDHFSINVDYVAEMLRTIEFQTEPLGEDEGDAPGDGSEAAADEERLDSLEVPEAAEGQH, encoded by the exons ATGAACTTCGCCGTGGGGCTGAAGCCGCTTCTGGCGGAGGCGCGGAGCATGGAGAGCCTGGAGAAGCAGCTCATCTGCCCCATCTGCCTGGAGATGTTCTCCAAGCCCGTTGtcatcctgccctgccagcacaaCCTCTGCCGCAAGTGCGCCAACGACGTTTTCCAG GCCTCCAACCCGCTGTGGCAGTCGCGGGGCTCCAGCGCGGTGCCGTCGGGCGGGCGGTTCCGGTGCCCGTCGTGCCGGCACGAGGTGGTGCTGGACCGGCACGGGGTGTACGGACTGCAGCGGAACCTGCTCGTGGAGAACATCATCGACATCTACAAGCAGGAGTCGGCCCG ACCCCTTCACgccaaggctgagcagcacCTCATGTGCGAGGAGCACGAGGACGAGCGCATCAACATCTACTGCCTGCGCTGCGAGGCGCCCACCTGCTCGCTGTGCAAGGTGTTCGGGGCGCACAAGGACTGCGAGGTGGCCCCGCTGCCCGCCGTCTACCAGCGACAGAAGGTAGAAGGGGCGGCCCTGGGGTTCTCGGGGGGCCGGGGGtacccccagagccaccctcaCACCCACCCTCACCCCCAGAGCGAGCTCAGCGACGGCATCGCCATGCTGGTGGCGGGGAACGACCGCATCCAGGCCATCATCACGCAGATGGAGGAGATCTGCCACACCATCGAG GAGAACGGCAGGCGGCAgaagcagcacctggggctgcGCTTCGATGCGCTCTACGGCATCCTGGAGGAGCGcaagaaggagctgctgcagagcatcGCCGCCGAGCAGGAGGCCAAGCTGCAGCGGGTCCGCGGGCTCATCCGCCAGTACGGAGACCACCTGGAGGCCTCCTCCAAGCTGGTGGAGTCGGCCATCCAGGCCATGGAGGAGCCCCAGATGGCCGTGTACCTGCAG CACTCCAAGGAACTCCTGAAAAA gatcacagACATGTCCAAGGCATCAATGAGCAGCCGCCCTGAGCCCGGCTACGAGAACATGGACCACTTCTCCATCAACGTGGACTACGTGGCTGAGATGCTGAGGACCATCGAGTTCCAGACAg agcccctgggcGAGGATGAGGGGGATGCACCTGGGGATGGCAGCGAGGCTGCAGCAGACGAGGAGCGGCTGGACAGCCTGGAGGTGCCCGAGGCTGCTGAAG GTCAGCACTGA
- the DNAJC5G gene encoding dnaJ homolog subfamily C member 5G, producing the protein MAEPPRPQRKLSRVGESLYRVLGLQKGSSPEEIKKAYRKLALKYHPDKNPDDPAAAERFKEINSAHATLSDVDKRRLYDQYGSLGLYVAEQFGDDAVRHYFLMSKWWFQALVLCCGALTCCCCCCCCFFCCGKCCQPKEDESYKYVDPKDLEAQMRAEDSDPPGPVVAQPPPASTEPLPASARSDA; encoded by the exons ATGGCGGAGCCCCCGCGGCCGCAGCGGAAGCTGTCCCGGGTCGGGGAGAGCCTGTACCgcgtgctggggctgcagaagggCAGCTCCCCCGAGGAGATCAAGAAGGCCTATCG GAAGCTGGCCCTCAAGTACCACCCCGACAAGAACCCCGATGATCCAGCGGCTGCCGAGCGCTTCAAGGAGATCAACAGCGCCCACGCCACGCTCAGCGATGTGGACAAGCGCCGCCTGTACGACCAGTACGGCTCCCTCGGCCTCTACGTGGCCGAGCAGTTCGGCGACGATGCTGTCCGGCACTACTTCCTCATGTCCAAGTGGTGGTTCCAG GCACTGGTGCTGTGCTGCGGGgccctcacctgctgctgctgctgctgctgctgcttcttctgctgTGGGAAGTGCTGCCAGCCCAAGGAGGATGAGTCCTACAAGTACGTGGACCCCAAGGACCTGGAGGCGCAGATGCGGGCAGAGGACAGCG ATCCTCCGGGCCCTGTGGTAGCGCAGCCCCCGCCTGCCAGCACGGAGCCGCTGCCAGCCAGCGCCAGGAGCGATGCCTGA